The following are encoded together in the Vespa crabro chromosome 12, iyVesCrab1.2, whole genome shotgun sequence genome:
- the LOC124428367 gene encoding cytochrome P450 4C1-like, translated as MTSRMAQVEELCILLKIKGIFGPKAFSIIGNAHLIIRDTTAVFNQILNLEKLETLDGEELDAFHYVFRCSLDVIYDVTLRINSLINPDCKLAKSIECAMDIATQRIFKVWLHPNIIFYNIARKKKFQLKTLLDSLFESSYEGEKYSEQDIRDEINTIVIPESETSATTISFIILMLATFPKIQVHKKKLSELVIKETLRLFPAVLVLAREVTSANVPWPLVFDPGRFLPEKNCSTYFFPFSYGRRNCIGQHFAMTIK; from the exons ATGACAAGTCGAATGGCACAAGTAGAAGAATTATGCATATTACTGAAA ATCAAAGGAATCTTTGGTCCAAAAGCATTTTCAATTATTGGAAATGCTCATTTGATTATTCGCGATACGACAG CTGTATTTAACCAAATACTAAATCTTG aaaaattggaAACTTTAGATGGAGAAGAATTAGACGCTTTCCATTACGTCTTCCGCTGTTCATTGGATGTAATATACG ATGTCACGCTGCGAATAAATTCGCTGATAAATCCGGATTGTAAATTAGCTAAATCAAtagaatg TGCAATGGACATAGCAACACAAAGGATCTTTAAAGTATGGTTACAtccgaatataattttttataatattgctagaaaaaaaaaatttcag CTGAAGACACTTCTAGATTCTTTATTCGAGTCATCGtacgaaggagaaaaatattcgGAGCAAGATATTCGCGATGAAATCAATACAATAGTTATacct GAAAGCGAAACTTCAGCCACAACCATTagctttataattttaatgctTGCTACATTTCCGAAAATTCAAgtacat aaaaaaaaactttcggAACTTGTGATCAAGGAAACGTTACGTCTATTTCCTGCAGTTCTAGTCCTCGCACGGGAAGTGAC AAGCGCGAATGTTCCATGGCCATTAGTATTCGATCCCGGTAGGTTCCTACCGGAAAAGAATTGTTCTACGTATTTCTTTCCATTTAGTTACGGTCGAAGAAATTGCATAG gtCAACATTTCGCTATGAcaattaagtaa
- the LOC124428368 gene encoding cytochrome P450 4C1-like, whose product MELSSKILNHVFLLKHTKSHIDVFINYSIVLMKKLETSVGEELDVFHYIFRCTLDIICDAMMGKKINLLTNPDCKLAELIECGMVIAAQRIFKLWLHPNIIFYNTAIEKKYQVKINRELTEGNLEPKLRTLLDFLFELSHEWEKYSEQDIRDEMNTIIIAGSETSATIISFVLLMLATFPDIQVRV is encoded by the exons ATGGAATTGTcatcaaaaattttaaatcacgTCTTTCTATTAAAACATACAAAATCGCATATAGatgtattcattaattattctatcgttttaatgaaaaaattggaAACTTCAGTTGGAGAAGAATTAGATGttttccattatatttttcgCTGTACATTGGATATAATATGTg ACGCCATGATgggtaagaaaataaatttgctGACAAATCCGGATTGCAAATTAGCTGAATTAAtagaatg TGGAATGGTTATAGCTGCACAGAGGATCTTCAAATTATGGTTACAtccgaatataattttttataacactgctatagaaaagaaatatcaggT taaaattaatcggGAATTGACAGAGGGAAATTTag aACCAAAGTTAAGGACACTTctagattttttatttgaattgtcGCACGAATGGGAAAAATATTCGGAGCAAGATATCCGCGATGAAatgaatacaataattatagct GGAAGCGAAACTTCAGCCACAATCATTAGCTTTGTACTTTTAATGCTTGCTACATTTCCGGATATTCAAGTACgtgtataa